Genomic DNA from Puntigrus tetrazona isolate hp1 chromosome 6, ASM1883169v1, whole genome shotgun sequence:
caccTCTAGTTAGAGGAAGAGCGTTGACAGTGACCACAGGCCTGTTTTCTTCTGAAATGATCATTTCTCTCTTGGTATTGGCTGTTCTAAGTtgcaaaatatcatttattgtCAGTTTTTCCATTTCATCCCAAAAGGAGGAAATGGCAAATATGGGTGGAGTTGGACCTAAAGTCTTTGCACTGCTACTGGAGGATTGTGTTTGTTGATGTTCTGTATTTTCTTCTTCAGCAGCTGATAGAGCAGGGGGGTTAGAGACACCTAAAATAAACCTGGGATTTTTGATCTCTGTGTTGATGCTTAAATGATCATTTGCATGTTGACATTCACAGTTAATTTCTACTATGGACTTGTCATATTTATCACGCACTGCGCTTTCATGATCACAGTACTGTGGCAGTGAGCCAGTGAGGTCTTTAAATATGGTCTGTGGCATTTGTTTGGGGTTAAAAGTGAATTTAGAGAGTCAACAGGATTTCTTTCTAATTTTGCTTCTGGCATTTCTGTTATGCTTTCCTTTTTCAGACTAATAGGacagcttgtttttttctcgCCACACTCCGATGATCCAGTGAGCGAAATACAATTAATATCTTGTATATGAAGCACACTTTGAATATCGTTTGGGTAAAAATCAGTATTTTCTCTTTCGAATTTCTCCTGCGTTATTTGTCTCTCAGTAGTTTCTTCATCTGGTTCTGTATTGTTATTTAAGGAAGAGCACTTCTCCATCACTCCAGTATTCTGTCtgaattttttagtttttttttttcttctttttttttttgaggtgggATCCTTTACTCTCAGACGGACTGGGCTGTCATTTACAGTCACAAACCAAcgttccttttcttttttggccACTGTTGAACAGTCTGTCGCTTCAGTTAACATTTCTATATCTTCTATActcttttcattgttttctacTTCTACAGACATTTCAGAAAGCTTTGTGGCTTGGCTTGATTTATTCGCACCATTCTCATCACAATTTCCTCTTAAGTTTAATTTCTCAGTCAGATCGCTGTCTTCATATATAGCACCCGATACATTTGCCCCAGCATCAGACATCTGATCAGCAGACCTGGTATTCCGTGGCTCTGTATTAGGACTAGGATTTTCAGTAAACTCTGAATTCTCAGATTTATGTTCTGATATACATTCTCCTATTTGATGCTGCTTTTGTCCTTCTATGCTGTTTTCTTCACAGAGTTGGTCAGGGCTGGTCTGGGTGGGAACAGATGACACATGGACAAAGGTTTTGTCATCGTCAGTGTCACTGAAGCCAGACTCATCTAAAGCTGCAAGCGTAGCCTGCTGAACGGAACATTCCTCACTCTCTGTACAGAAACAGTCCCAGTCCTGCTCTGCTATCAGCACACTGTGGTCTAAGTCATCCATTGCAGTTGAGCTTAAAAGGTTTGTTCTGACatctaaaaacaaagaaaaaaatacacaattatataATAGTAATCATTTTTACCAATATATACACTTCTGTACGAATTTTGGtggttaaaatataatttaatgcatccttgctaaaaactaaacaaaaaacgaCAAACGCAgcttgtttttagaaaaatcatgCCAAAATTGAGAGATTTTGCTTGTTCAATGCAAATTGTTACTTAATTTAGActtgttttttctgaaaacaagacagtTCTTGCTTGTATagaaatccttcttgatttaagattttttggatattttgactggaaacaagacaaaaaaattgtagaaaaGTAGTAAagtagaaaagcatttttgcagtgaaaacaaaacaaaacagtaagtACTTTGAACAGCAATGTATTTTATCCAGGTTATTAGTATAGCCTGCATTTTTCAGTTCAGTTGTACAATttccatgtttattttaatataaaaaacataatttgtgcAAAGTTTTGACCAACGAGATAAAATTGATGCAGTTGAGctcaaaggaaacaaaaaacaaatcaaagaacaTTTGAcctctaaaaataatttaagaatcCTAAAATATTGCATGAAACATTcccaaaacaagaaaaagtgtCTAATTTGAATCAGGCTGTATTTAAAAgatagtataattttttttcacatttacattatacattacacaTTTGCATGTAAACCTGTGGGCTGTTAACATAAATGACAGATACTAACATTATCACtactaattttttattattatttttttacaaaagttacaaaaaatgttaagaCTTGGTTGATCATTGATCAGctaaaactaacaaataactctgtattattagttattggattataaacatttttgacagTGGCCACCACTCACATACCTAAAAAGCGGTTGTTccctatatatttttaagtagaTTATTCTAAAGCAGCAGAAGCAGATGAGAGCCCAAACTcctttttaccaaaaaaatagaaatatgctTTTCAAAgtaactcaaattgtgaaatatttcataCAAAACTGTCTCCAAAGCTCCTGTGAGGATGATCTTGGTCTGACTGTAAGATGACTCCAAAGCAGAGTATTCAAAACAACTCACTGCAAGGTGATTTGTGTATTGAAAGATGTCTGTGAGAGGAAATAGCCCCACATAAAACAGCAGCGTGATGTGTTGTTTGGGTGCCTTGccttttgcaaatattttttatggtcCAATTGCTTAGAAATGGCCTACATGTGTCTCTTCCTGCCAAGAATGACAATCATGATTTACAACTTTTAGTCGGAAACAGTCTTATCTAGCTTGTGGGGCGTTTTCTCACAATCACACGTGGAGATACGTTTAGTATTaggaaaatgcatttcattttctccGTGGCAGGGCTCTTCGGCTATaggctaatttatttattttttctctcccAGGAACATCAACAGTTATTCAGTTAAGCTATTgtgttattacaaaaatgataagtctttattctttattagcctatgaatattaatgataCCCTGTGCATGATGTCCATTTTCATCGCGTACATAGTTCATGTGGTACAGTAGCACTAGTACACACAACGCAGGCCATTGGAAAATTGTTCCACAAAGTACTAGCTCTGCAAACTCTGAATCAAGTCAGCagccattacaaatatttataatcaattgttcacatttcttttatgtttttcctACCTTTTGTTGTTAGTTAGGCTTTCGAAACACTTCAATGTCGATCCGACACTGGCATGGTACACCTTCAGAAACCCCAGTGCCCTTATGTGTGGGAGATAGGGGCCCTGCGTCCAGGTCTGTTATAAATAGAGCTATGTGTCTTGTCACATGGAAGTGTGCGTGTGTCCTGCATTCTCAGAGGGGCATtccatttcacatttataaataGGGATACTGTGGGGAGATGGTATGAATCTGTCACTGATCAGCTAAGCTCCCGTTCATTAAAGGGTTAAATCCTTGAACAACACATGCTGGGCGGAAAATCCTTTGCTTTTATGGCTCTCAGGAAGTAACACTCTGAAAACATGTTAGGATCAATCGATACTTATCTGTGGTAATAAAGTATGGCAGTGTTATATAGTGTCATGAAGTAttgctgtaaatatattaaaataatatttcgaGTAAATTATATTTGCAGAAGACTGTTACAttcaaacaaaatcataaaatccTTATTAATAGTGTCTTTAAAGACAATTTTAGGCATAACATTCAGAAAGGTGCCTTgtgcaataaagaaaaaaaaaactcagaataaagtttaacaattattttattttaatggatttgaagtatactattttatatattttttaaacaaactctAGCATAGTTATAGGCGATAATTAATCTCatgataaaaaataagttaatttagtgaaaatatacataaacagatACAGtgagaaatttttaataaaaaaacatttgattacagtacattttacttttttttctgaaaatacaataaatttgAAAACTCTGTTAATATACATGCGTAATtaatgaatacttttgcaaataaacacacaataaattgaaggctttatattttacaaaatgtgcaAAGATCTTTTCCAGCCAAAGCAATCAAACCGGCAAGCAGGATCCTGTTAAAAggtgtttaaaaagttttactcTAGTGCTTATTTTGTTCATCTGTTTTAAACGCAGAagagaattttaaatatttacagtggCATTTAGGAAGTATCTGATACGACAATGAAATTTCATGCAACAAATATTGAGTTGAAATGAAAAAGTCGAATTTTAACCGATACAGGTTTGCTGTTGTATGAAGCTGTAAAGGTTATAGCTGTGATTTTAGCTCATCAGTCATGCTTTTAGACTGAAGTCCATACAACCTGAAAGTTATTTGCAATTCACGAAGCTGAAACTGTTTCCAGGCTTGAATAAAACCTTATTGTGTCCACCTGTGTGTTTTAGTTACCCCCTGGAGGTCTGGGAGCACTGGCCGTAGCTGGAGATTCTCCGAAGCATTGTGACATGGAGTTTGAGATGATAAAGCACTGGAGAGGCCACAGTATAACGAATAAGACCACAATAAGCACTATGATGAAGACCACAAGCCTTTTCCAGTTTCCATAAAAACCCAAGAATCTCAGCAGCCTGTGTCCACAAccctctcttctctcctctgttCTCGGCGGCTCCTCTTGTTTATGCTCCCCGATGTCAATGCAGATGCAGTTGGGTATCATAGGGTTCGAGTAACACAGTCTCTTTCCATCTAGAAAAACGTTCTCCACTTGTTGCAGGTCGCTTGGAAGTTGGTCCAAAACTTCCTGGCTGGTGGCCAGCTCTGGAGGACCGTGTTCAGGTACAGATGTTGGCTGCCGACAAAGAGGGCAGGTGATCTGGGTACCGTCCTGCTCTGGTGAAATAGTCACAAAGCGAGACAGACATTCCAGACAGAAGGTATGGGTACACGTGAGAAGCTTCGGTGTCTTGAAGGTGTTGTCGTATGCACAAAAGCAGATTGAACACTCCGGGCCGGCATCCCAGGCATCGTCCTGGTCGTCACCGGAGCCCAGTGTCTTGTGTTGGTGCCTTACTGAATTGGTACGTGATGCTGTAGATACTTCCTGTTCCTCCATCCTGTTTGTGTGGACAgaagaaaatctgaaatgtaaaatgaatctTTCAAGTTATTCATTGGCATGACTTAAATTATATTCTGAAAAATGGTGTAGAAACAATATAGTtcatttcaccaaaaaattactaaaaaacgtacatttgtatttatttaatttttaaacatattacagtaacttttgttcatttacataaaaaaaaacgtctacAAGAGTTGATCTGTGAAGCCATGTATGACTGCAGTACAGTATAACAAAATGTGATTAAACTCAAAATATATTGCTGATGCActgctaaacaaataaataaatgtatagtttaTATAAGCAGATTTTTATCGTAATGctgaactgtttttaaatgaatgagaatAGAGTCAGAtcctttttgaattttattatcCCAAATGGTTATATGAAAATCTAGCAGTATCTGACATAGCATAAAACAACCACATGTAAATGTGGTTGCTATGGGCATCATTAATATATGAAGGTTACACTTTAATCAGCATCACCAATTTATTTTCCTTTGACTAGACAAGTAGCCTATACATATCTCCAATTTTGGATCAAAGGATTTAAAGCTGGCTAAAATTTCCCCCAACAAATGCTAATATTAACAGTTGCTAAATTTACAGTTGTTTCCCATTAGTTGACGTGGTTAAACTGCTGATCCAACAAAACTCATTGTTTCCAACAAactattgtttgtttgttggggCAGTgtgaacagaaaataaaataaaaaaagtattacctTAGAAGAGGAATAcagaatacttttttatattgtagatgctttcttcttctttgtttaGATGGGTTCAGATAAAGGCtgaa
This window encodes:
- the LOC122347177 gene encoding LOW QUALITY PROTEIN: uncharacterized protein LOC122347177 (The sequence of the model RefSeq protein was modified relative to this genomic sequence to represent the inferred CDS: inserted 3 bases in 2 codons; deleted 2 bases in 1 codon), with protein sequence MDDLDHSVLIAEQDWDCFCTESEECSVQQATLAALDESGFSDTDDDKTFVHVSSVPTQTSPDQLCEENSIEGQKQHQIGECISEHKSENSEFTENPSPNTEPRNTRSADQMSDAGANVSGAIYEDSDLTEKLNLRGNCDENGANKSSQATKLSEMSVEVENNEKSIEDIEMLTEATDCSTVAKKEKERWFVTVNDSPVRLRVKDPTSKKKRRKKKTKKFRQNTGVMEKCSSLNNNTEPDEETTERQITQEKFERENTDFYPNDIQSVLHIQDINCISLTGSSECGEKKTSCPISLKKESITEMPEAKLERNPVDSLNSLLTXKQMPQTIFKDLTGSLPQYCDHESAVRDKYDKSIVEINCECQHANDHLSINTEIKNPRFILGVSNPPALSAAEEENTEHQQTQSSSSSAKTLGPTPPIFAISSFWDEMEKLTINDILQLRTANTKREMIISEENRPVVTVNALPLTRGEVEYKDDGLEDGLVDDAADSDYFTHLDDSKPDRSSCEFSTFSDFDEEFLQLLHASANPSPEPLEGKEQTQRFLESSMDSEETWRSESNEMVKLCPENDPSLYLYSESEAEMQDIFLIAKEDRNMNAFLLDHCSTRRSTPSPVLSISDILDNHCLQTFFEILRSDTEVEQHQTWIPDKSTSLCFSKNLSVAETYDDFFSDLKLGXFSFPSIQVSTKNEKSLVPIYSSSHSVVQDLEYPEVEKVIPLDCEDESAPIQVMSCARPSKTSNMCFITSTWRNLSLRRTKLLMGRTWYRMANSWGFPKTAETVYGYRTGSSSIAQKAFRPFLENQALGQMTEHQIRVGTTVADADRDCFLFSLKQTDMCLVCIAFASWVLKSSNPQSTDMWKAALLANVSAISAIQYLRRYVKEG
- the LOC122347195 gene encoding RING finger protein 223 is translated as MEEQEVSTASRTNSVRHQHKTLGSGDDQDDAWDAGPECSICFCAYDNTFKTPKLLTCTHTFCLECLSRFVTISPEQDGTQITCPLCRQPTSVPEHGPPELATSQEVLDQLPSDLQQVENVFLDGKRLCYSNPMIPNCICIDIGEHKQEEPPRTEERREGCGHRLLRFLGFYGNWKRLVVFIIVLIVVLFVILWPLQCFIISNSMSQCFGESPATASAPRPPGGN